The following coding sequences lie in one Mercenaria mercenaria strain notata chromosome 5, MADL_Memer_1, whole genome shotgun sequence genomic window:
- the LOC123556897 gene encoding uncharacterized protein LOC123556897, giving the protein MNFLCCVCFLAIPLGTIAEEYKLEYYETVSLECDASRYNFTSTQPVVKKYWLVPNGNLVSASEASGHFEIDSNFTLTVNRISDDDFGYYFCLLVRDDHNLDRIVHGLNTDGPFFGDLLEKYKKNAMIGGIAAGTLFVIVAGSCIVWQLRYQRKSQRNKAVDELDKAIDGYDLRAYDNVAIDNVELEEKAKEASKTDERSDTGDNL; this is encoded by the coding sequence ATGAACTTCCTGTGCTGCGTTTGTTTTCTTGCCATTCCACTTGGCACCATAGCCGAAGAATACAAGTTAGAATACTATGAAACTGTGTCTCTTGAGTGCGATGCAAGTAGATATAACTTCACAAGTACTCAACCAGTAGTAAAGAAATATTGGCTGGTTCCGAACGGGAATCTCGTTTCGGCCTCTGAAGCaagcggccattttgaaattgATTCAAATTTTACGCTTACTGTTAATAGAATCAGCGATGACGATTTCGGTTACTATTTTTGTCTCTTAGTTCGGGATGATCATAATCTGGATAGAATAGTGCATGGCCTGAACACCGATGGTCCTTTCTTTGGAGAtttattagaaaaatacaaaaagaatgcGATGATTGGTGGAATTGCGGCTGGTACCCTGTTTGTCATCGTGGCGGGAAGTTGTATCGTCTGGCAACTTAGGTACCAAAGAAAGAGTCAGCGGAATAAAGCAGTGGACGAACTTGATAAAGCGATAGATGGTTATGATCTAAGAGCTTACGATAATGTTGCGATCGACAATGTAGAACTTGAAGAAAAGGCCAAAGAAGCATCCAAAACAGATGAACGATCAGATACTGGTGACAATTTATAG